One Pygocentrus nattereri isolate fPygNat1 chromosome 12, fPygNat1.pri, whole genome shotgun sequence DNA window includes the following coding sequences:
- the LOC108443878 gene encoding mucin-5AC-like isoform X8, translating to MPTPAGFPDISTYMQVTSTEMRSTGVTALEVLTRGNSVTTMESVPPTRLLHEQTSTMAEQLPISTTMSTLSQASFTSTETMPVTQDTLSQSATTTADHTTDTSSTPASPSRNQTPSSTTEPEGFKSTTTSTLTQTSLTSTEPTSVTQDTLDISTGQVSQSVPTSADHITDTSSASATPTITQAPSATTEPERFTSTASTLTQTSFTSTIPTSVRQDTLDISTTVVSSTGQLSQSVPTSGDHIADTSSASASPTISQAPSATTEPERFMSTASTLTQTSFTSTIPTSVRQDTLDISTTVVSSTGQLSQSVPTSADHITDTSSASASPTISQAPSATTEPERFTSTASTLTQTSFMATIPTSVRQDTLDISTGQVSQSVPTSADHITDTSSAPATPTTSQAPSATTEPERFTSTASTLTQTSFTSTIPTSVRQDTLDISTTVVSSTGQLSQSAPTSADHITNTSSASASPTISQAPSATTEPERFTSTASTLTQTSFTSTIPTSVRQDTLDISTGQVSSQSVPTSADHIADTSSAPATPTTSQAPSATTKPERFTSTASTLTQTSFTSTIPTSVRQDTLDISTTVVSSTGQLSQSVPTSADHMTDTSSASASPSISQAPSATTEPERFTSTASTLTQTSFTSTIPTSVRQDTLDISTGQVSQSVPTFADHIADTSLAPVTPTTSQAPSATTEPERFTSTASTLTQTSFTSTIPTSVRQDTLDISTTVVSSTGQVSQSVPTSADYITDTSSASASPTIRQAPSATTEPERFMSTASTLTQTSFTSTIPTSVRQDTLDISTGQVSQSVPTSADHIADTSSAPATPTTSQAPSATTKPERFTSTASTLTQTSFTSTIPTSVRQDTLDISTGQVSQSVPTSADHIADTSSAPATPTTSQAPSATTKPESFTSTASTLTQTSFTSTIPTSVRQDTLDISTGQVSQSVPTSADHIADRSSAPATPTISQSPSATTEPERFTSTASTLIQTSFTSTIPTSVRQDTLDISTGQVSQSVRTSADHIADTSSAPASPTISQAPSTTTKPERFTSTASTLTQTSFTSTIPTSVRQDTLDISTGHVSQSVPTSADHIADASSAPATPTISQSPSATTEPERFTSTASTLTQTSFTSTIPTSVRQDTLDISTGQVSQSVPTSADHIADTSSAPATPTISQAPSATTKPERFMSTASTLTQTSFTSTIPTSVRQDTLDISTGQVSQSVPTFADHIADTSLAPVTPTTSQAPSATTEPERFTSTASTLTQTSFTSTIPTSVRQDTLDISTTVVSSTGQVSQSVPTSADHIADTSSAPATPTISQSPSATTEPESFTSTASTLIQTSFTSTIPTSVRQDTLDISTGQLSQSVPTSADHIADTSSAPATPTTSQAPSATTEPERFTSTASTLTQTSFTSTIPTSVRQDTLDISTGQVSQSVPTSADHIADTSSAPATPTISQSPSATTEPERFTSTASTLIQTSFTSTIPTSVRQDTLDISTGQVSQSVRTSADHIADTSSAPASPTISQAPSTTTKPERFTSTASTLTQTLFTSTIPTSVRQDTLDISTGHVSQSVPTSADHIADASSAPATPTISQSPSATTEPERFTSTASTLTQTSFTSTIPTSVRQDTLDISTGQVSQSVPTSADHIADTSSAPATPTTSQAPSATTKPERFTSTASTLTQTSFTSTIPTSVRQDTLDISTTVVSSTGQLSQSVPTSADHIADTSSPPASPTISQAPSATTKPERFMSTASTLTQTSFTSTIPTSVRQDTLDISTGQVSQSVPTSADHIADTSSAPASPTISQAPSTTTKPEIFTSTASTLTQTSFTSTIPTSVRQDTLDISTGQVSQSVPTSADHIADTSSAPATPTRSQAPSATTKPERFTSTASTLTQTSFTSTIPTSVRQDTFDISTGQVSQSVPTSADHIADTSSAPATPTRSQAPSSTTEPERFSGSFLTTVVSSTGQPSQSATATPDHTTETSSAPGLPVASSTKGMVQ from the exons ATGCCTACACCTGCAGGTTTCCCAGACATTTCAACATATATGCAAGTAACATCAACAGAAATGAGATCAACAGGGGTGACTGCATTGGAGGTTTTGACCAGAGGCAACTCTGTAACTACAAtggaatcagtacctccaacaCGGTTACTTCATGAACAAACTTCTACCATGGCTGAGCAACTGCCCATTTCTACAACAATGTCTACTTTGAGCCAAGCCTCATTCACATCAACCGAGACAATGCCTGTGACACAGGATACACTGAGTCAGTCTGCCACCACTACAGCTGACCATACCACTGATACAAGCTCAACACCAGCATCGCCTAGCAGAAATCAGACTCCTTCATCTACTACTGAACCAGAAGGATTCAAGTCTACAACAACATCTACATTGACCCAAACCTCACTCACATCAACTGAACCAACATCTGTGACACAGGATACACTTGATATTTCAACTGGTCAAGTGAGTCAGTCTGTCCCCACTTCAGCTGACCATATCACTGATACAAGTTCAGCATCAGCAACACCAACTATAACTCAGGCTCCTTCAGCAACTACTGAACCAGAAAGATTCACGTCTACAGCATCTACTTTGACCCAAACCTCATTCACATCAACTATACCAACATCTGTGAGACAGGATACACTTGATATTTCAACTACTGTAGTTTCTTCCACTGGTCAACTGAGTCAGTCTGTCCCCACTTCAGGTGACCATATCGCTGATACAAGTTCAGCATCAGCATCGCCAACTATAAGTCAGGCTCCTTCAGCTACTACTGAACCAGAAAGATTCATGTCTACAGCATCTACTTTGACCCAAACCTCATTCACATCAACTATACCAACATCTGTCAGACAGGATACACTTGATATTTCAACTACTGTAGTTTCTTCCACTGGTCAACTGAGTCAGTCTGTCCCCACTTCAGCTGACCATATCACTGATACAAGTTCAGCATCAGCATCGCCAACTATAAGTCAGGCTCCTTCAGCTACTACTGAACCAGAAAGATTCACATCTACAGCATCTACTTTGACCCAAACCTCATTCATGGCAACTATACCAACATCTGTGAGACAGGATACACTTGATATTTCAACTGGTCAAGTGAGTCAGTCTGTCCCCACTTCAGCTGACCATATCACTGATACAAGTTCAGCACCAGCAACACCAACTACAAGTCAGGCTCCTTCAGCTACTACTGAACCAGAAAGATTCACGTCTACAGCATCTACTTTGACCCAAACCTCATTCACATCAACTATACCAACATCTGTGAGACAGGATACACTTGATATTTCAACTACTGTAGTTTCTTCCACTGGTCAACTGAGTCAGTCTGCTCCCACTTCAGCTGACCATATCACTAATACAAGTTCAGCATCAGCATCGCCAACTATAAGTCAGGCTCCTTCAGCTACTACTGAACCAGAAAGATTCACGTCTACAGCATCTACTTTGACCCAAACCTCATTCACGTCAACTATACCAACATCTGTGAGACAGGATACACTTGATATTTCAACTGGTCAAGTGTCAAGTCAGTCTGTCCCCACTTCAGCTGACCATATCGCTGATACAAGTTCGGCACCAGCAACACCAACTACAAGTCAGGCTCCTTCAGCTACTACTAAACCAGAAAGATTCACGTCTACAGCATCTACTTTGACCCAAACCTCATTCACATCAACTATACCAACATCTGTCAGACAGGATACACTTGATATTTCAACTACTGTAGTTTCTTCCACTGGTCAACTGAGTCAGTCTGTCCCCACTTCAGCTGACCATATGACTGATACAAGTTCAGCATCAGCATCGCCAAGTATAAGTCAGGCTCCTTCAGCTACTACTGAACCAGAAAGATTCACCTCTACAGCATCTACTTTGACCCAAACCTCATTCACGTCAACTATACCAACATCTGTGAGACAGGATACACTTGATATTTCAACTGGTCAAGTGAGTCAGTCTGTCCCCACTTTTGCTGACCATATCGCTGATACAAGTTTGGCACCAGTAACACCAACTACAAGTCAGGCTCCTTCAGCTACTACTGAACCAGAAAGATTCACGTCTACAGCATCTACTTTGACCCAAACCTCATTCACGTCAACTATACCAACATCTGTGAGACAGGATACACTTGATATTTCAACTACTGTAGTTTCTTCCACTGGTCAAGTGAGTCAGTCTGTCCCCACTTCAGCTGACTATATCACTGATACAAGTTCAGCATCAGCATCGCCAACTATACGTCAGGCTCCTTCAGCTACTACTGAACCAGAAAGATTCATGTCTACAGCATCTACTTTGACCCAAACCTCATTCACGTCAACTATACCAACATCTGTGAGACAGGATACACTTGATATTTCAACTGGTCAAGTGAGTCAGTCTGTCCCCACTTCAGCTGACCATATCGCTGATACAAGTTCGGCACCAGCAACACCAACTACAAGTCAGGCTCCTTCAGCTACTACTAAACCAGAAAGATTCACGTCTACAGCATCTACTTTGACCCAAACCTCATTCACGTCAACTATACCAACATCTGTGAGACAGGATACACTTGATATTTCAACTGGTCAAGTGAGTCAGTCTGTCCCCACTTCAGCTGACCATATCGCTGATACAAGTTCGGCACCAGCAACACCAACTACAAGTCAGGCTCCTTCAGCTACTACTAAACCAGAAAGTTTCACGTCTACAGCATCTACTTTGACCCAAACCTCATTCACGTCAACTATACCAACATCTGTGAGACAGGATACACTTGATATTTCAACTGGTCAAGTGAGTCAGTCTGTCCCCACTTCAGCTGACCATATCGCTGATAGAAGTTCGGCACCAGCAACACCAACTATAAGTCAGTCTCCTTCAGCTACAACTGAACCAGAAAGGTTCACGTCTACAGCATCTACTTTGATCCAAACCTCATTCACATCAACTATACCAACATCTGTGAGACAGGATACACTTGATATTTCAACTGGTCAAGTGAGTCAGTCTGTCCGCACTTCAGCTGACCATATCGCTGATACAAGTTCAGCACCAGCATCACCAACTATAAGTCAGGCTCCTTCAACTACTACTAAACCAGAAAGATTCACATCTACAGCATCTACTTTGACCCAAACCTCATTCACGTCAACTATACCAACATCTGTGAGACAGGATACACTTGATATTTCAACTGGTCACGTGAGTCAGTCTGTCCCCACTTCAGCTGACCATATCGCTGATGCAAGTTCAGCACCAGCAACACCAACTATAAGTCAGTCTCCTTCAGCTACTACTGAACCAGAAAGATTCACGTCTACAGCATCTACTTTGACCCAAACCTCATTCACGTCAACTATACCAACATCTGTGAGACAGGATACACTTGATATTTCAACTGGTCAAGTGAGTCAGTCTGTCCCCACTTCAGCTGACCATATCGCTGATACAAGTTCGGCACCAGCAACACCAACTATAAGTCAGGCTCCTTCAGCTACTACTAAACCAGAAAGATTCATGTCTACAGCATCTACTTTGACCCAAACCTCATTCACGTCAACTATACCAACATCTGTGAGACAGGATACACTTGATATTTCAACTGGTCAAGTGAGTCAGTCTGTCCCCACTTTTGCTGACCATATCGCTGATACAAGTTTGGCACCAGTAACACCAACTACAAGTCAGGCTCCTTCAGCTACTACTGAACCAGAAAGATTCACGTCTACAGCATCTACTTTGACCCAAACCTCATTCACGTCAACTATACCAACATCTGTGAGACAGGATACACTTGATATTTCAACTACTGTAGTTTCTTCCACTGGTCAAGTGAGTCAGTCTGTCCCCACTTCAGCTGACCATATCGCTGATACAAGTTCGGCACCAGCAACACCAACTATAAGTCAGTCTCCTTCAGCTACTACTGAACCAGAAAGTTTCACGTCTACAGCATCTACTTTGATCCAAACCTCATTCACATCAACTATACCAACATCTGTGAGACAGGATACACTTGATATTTCAACTGGTCAACTGAGTCAGTCTGTCCCCACTTCAGCTGACCATATCGCTGATACAAGTTCAGCACCAGCAACACCAACTACAAGTCAGGCTCCTTCAGCTACTACTGAACCAGAAAGATTCACGTCTACAGCATCTACTTTGACCCAAACCTCATTCACGTCAACTATACCAACATCTGTGAGACAGGATACACTTGATATTTCAACTGGTCAAGTGAGTCAGTCTGTCCCCACTTCAGCTGACCATATCGCTGATACAAGTTCGGCACCAGCAACACCAACTATAAGTCAGTCTCCTTCAGCTACTACTGAACCAGAAAGGTTCACGTCTACAGCATCTACTTTGATCCAAACCTCATTCACATCAACTATACCAACATCTGTGAGACAGGATACACTTGATATTTCAACTGGTCAAGTGAGTCAGTCTGTCCGCACTTCAGCTGACCATATCGCTGATACAAGTTCAGCACCAGCATCACCAACTATAAGTCAGGCTCCTTCAACTACTACTAAACCAGAAAGATTCACATCTACAGCATCTACTTTGACCCAAACCTTATTCACGTCAACTATACCAACATCTGTGAGACAGGATACACTTGATATTTCAACTGGTCACGTGAGTCAGTCTGTCCCCACTTCAGCTGACCATATCGCTGATGCAAGTTCAGCACCAGCAACACCAACTATAAGTCAGTCTCCTTCAGCTACTACTGAACCAGAAAGATTCACGTCTACAGCATCTACTTTGACCCAAACCTCATTCACGTCAACTATACCAACATCTGTGAGACAGGATACACTTGATATTTCAACTGGTCAAGTGAGTCAGTCTGTCCCCACTTCAGCTGACCATATCGCTGATACAAGTTCGGCACCAGCAACACCAACTACAAGTCAGGCTCCTTCAGCTACTACTAAACCAGAAAGATTCACGTCTACAGCATCTACTTTGACCCAAACCTCATTCACGTCAACTATACCAACATCTGTGAGGCAGGATACACTTGATATTTCAACTACTGTAGTTTCTTCCACTGGTCAACTGAGTCAGTCTGTTCCCACTTCAGCTGACCATATCGCTGATACAAGTTCACCACCAGCATCACCAACTATAAGTCAGGCTCCTTCAGCTACTACTAAACCAGAAAGATTCATGTCTACAGCATCTACTTTGACCCAAACCTCATTCACGTCAACTATACCAACATCTGTGAGACAGGATACACTTGATATTTCAACTGGTCAAGTGAGTCAGTCTGTCCCCACTTCAGCTGACCATATCGCTGATACAAGTTCAGCACCAGCATCACCAACTATAAGTCAGGCTCCTTCAACTACTACTAAACCAGAAATATTTACATCTACAGCATCTACTTTGACCCAAACCTCATTCACGTCAACTATACCAACATCTGTGAGACAGGATACACTTGATATTTCAACTGGTCAAGTGAGTCAGTCTGTCCCCACTTCAGCTGACCATATCGCTGATACAAGTTCGGCACCAGCAACACCAACAAGAAGTCAGGCTCCTTCAGCTACTACTAAACCAGAAAGATTCACGTCTACAGCATCTACTTTGACCCAAACCTCATTCACGTCAACTATACCAACATCTGTGAGACAGGatacatttgatatttcaaCTGGTCAAGTGAGTCAGTCTGTCCCCACTTCAGCTGACCATATCGCTGATACAAGTTCAGCACCAGCAACACCAACAAGAAGTCAGGCTCCTTCATCTACTACTGAACCAGAAAGATTCTCTGGCTCTTTTTTAACAACTGTCGTTTCTTCCACTGGTCAACCAAGTCAGTCTGCCACAGCTACACCTGACCATACCACCGAGACAAGTTCAGCACCAGGATTACCAGTGGCATCATCTACCAAAG GAATGGTTCAGTAG